The Leifsonia poae region CTGCGTCCGTCGCGTCGCCCGATCACGACCTCGGGAACGATGAGCACGCTCGGCCGTGCGCTGTCGTCGGCGAACGCGAAGGTGCCGAACGCTACGAGCCCCGTGCCCGGCTTCGCGAGCGGGTCGATGACAGACGACCGCGAGACCACCTCTGCCCACGCCGTCGTCGCCGCGCGCATGCGGTCGGCCCCGGTGAACTCCAGTCGCAGGGCTGTTCCGATGCCGGCCAGACCTTCACCGCGGCGCAACCAGAGCAGCGGGTGCCGCGCGTCGAGGAACGGGATGAGCTGGCGCACGTCGTCGAGGGGGGTCGTCTCGACCGTAAGCGCGATGGCGCCGGGCGCACGCGTCGTGGTCGCTGTAGCTGTCACCGGTTCAGCCTACGCCCGGGATGCTGGGGGACCGATGCGCGTGGCCTGGGCGTTCGTCGTGGTTGTGGCCTCGGCTCCGCCGTCGTCGATGCGCCGTCCTCGGGCTCCGCCTAAGCTAGTGGGGTGAGTAAGGCCGACCTCCGTAAGCAGCCCGAGCAGGTCGCCGCCATGTTCGATGAGGTGTCGACCCACTACGACCGGACGAACAACGTCCTGTCGATGGGGAACGCGGCCCTCTGGCGGATGGCGACGACGCGTGCTGTCGCCCCGCGCGCCGGAGAGGTGATCCTCGATGTCGCCGCTGGTACCGGCACTTCGAGCGCGTCCCTCGCCAAGGAGGGGGCCCGCGTTGTCGCGGCCGACTTCTCGGCCGGGATGATCGATGTCGGCCGGGCACGCCAGGCGGGAAACCCTTTCGTCGAGTTCGTGCAGGCGGACGCCATGGCGTTGCCCTTCGACGATGACACGTTCGATGCGGTCACGATCTCGTTCGGGCTCCGCAACATCGTCGACCCGCAGAAGGCGCTCGCCGAGTTCTTCCGCGTCACGAAACCGGGCGGCCGTGTCGTGATCTGCGAGTTCTCCCGTCCGCCGCTGTCGCTCATCCGCAGCGGCTATTCCGCATACCTCCGTTTCGGGATGCCGGTGCTGGCCAGGGTGGCCAGCTCGAATCCCGTTGCCTACGAGTATCTGATGGATTCCATCGAGGCGTGGCCCACCCAGCCCGTGCTGGCCGACTGGGTTCGTCAGGCCGGTTTCGAGTCGGTCGCCTACCGCAATCTGACCGCCGGAATCGTCGCCCTCCACCGGGGTGTCAAGCCAACGGCCGTCGCCCCCGCGAAGCCTGCAGCTGCGAAGCCGACTGCCGTGAAGCCGACTGCTGCGAAGCCGACTGCTGCGAAGGCCTCTGCCGCGAAGTCTGCTGCTGCGAAGCCTGCAGCTGCGAAGCCGACTGCCGCGAAGGCCTCTGCCGCGAAGTCTGCTGCCACGAAGTCTGCTGCCGCGAAGTCTGCTGCTGCGAAGCCTGCAGCTGCAAAGCCGACTGCCGCGAAGTCCACCGCGGCGAAGCCTGCCGCGTCCAAGCGTGCACCTCGCTCCGAAGCGGGGTCGAGCAAAGCGTCATCGAAGCCAACCGTCCCACCTGAGGGGGAGTAGTGCCATCAAGCGTTCCGGCTGTGCGACGACCTGCGTCGCTTTCTAGCCAGATCGGCCTGAGCGAGAAGATCTTCGCCTCAGGGGAAGACAAGGGTCTCGCTGCCGCCGTCGACGCGGGGCTCATTCTCGTGGAGGAGGGTCTCCACTCGCAGATGCGGTTCGCCGACGTGCTCGCAGACGTCACGGCGCGCTACCTTCTCGAGGCCGGTGGCAAACGGGTTCGCCCCATGCTCACCCTGCTCACCGCTCAGCTCGGTCAGGGCAACACTCCCGAGGTCCTCTCCGCTGCCGAGGCGATCGAGATCACTCATCTCGCCTCGCTGTACCACGACGATGTCATGGACGAGGCGCAGATGCGGCGGGGGGTCCCGAGCGCTCAGTCCGTGTGGGGCAACTCGGTCGCGGTGCTCACCGGCGATCTGCTCTTCGCCCGTGCCAGCAAGATGGTCGCGGCGCTCGGGGAGCGCGCGATCAATCTGCAGGCCGACACCTTCGAGCGGTTGTGCCTCGGACAACTCCACGAGACGATCGGCCCCCAGGAGGGCGAAGACCCGATCGAGCATTACATCCAGGTGCTCGCTGACAAGACCGGGTCGCTCATCGCGGCCGCCGCACAGATGGGCGTCGTGTTCTCGAAGGCGCCGGCTGAGTATGAGAGGCCGGTCGTGGTGTTCGGCGAGAAGGTCGGCGTCGCCTTCCAGCTCATCGACGATGTGATCGACCTCTCTGCCAAGGGTGTGAAAGAGACCGGGAAGACACCGGGGAACGATCTGCGCGCCGGAGTGGCGACGCTGCCGTTGCTGCGCCTTCGGGCGAGGGCGCAGACCGATGCGGACGCGCGAGAGCTTCTCGAACGGCTGGAACGCGATGTGATCGGCACGGTCGACGACGGCGTGCTCTCTCCGGAGGCGACCTCGGCGATCGCGGCACTGCGCGACCACGAGGTGACGAGGCAGACGCTGGAAGAGGCGCACCAATGGGCACGAGAAGCGGTCGAGGCGCTGGCGCCGTTGCCGACCGGTTCGGTGAAGAAGGCCCTGACGCGTTTCGCGGAAACCATCGTGGAACGTTCGAACTGAGCAAGGAAGACACAACGAATGACCAAATTGCGACTGGCCATCGTCGGCGCGGGCCCTGCGGGGATCTATGCCGCGGACATCCTGCTCAAGGCGGAGCGGGAGTTCGACGTCTCCATCGACCTGTTCGAGCAGCTGCCGGCGCCGTACGGCCTGGTGCGCTACGGCGTCGCCCCCGACCATCCCCGCATCAAAGGCATCATCACCGCGCTTCGCGAGGTGCTCGACAGCGGTGAGATCCGATTGTTCGGGAATGTCACCTACGGTCGCGACATCACCCTCGACGATCTCAAGAAGCACTACAACGCTGTGATCTTCGCCACAGGGGCGATGCGGGACTCCGACCTCGACATTCCCGGTATCGACCTGAAGGGGTCGTATGGGGCCGCCGAGTTCGTGAGCTGGTTCGACGGGCACCCCGATGTTCCGCGCACCTGGCCGCTCGAGGCGGAGTCGGTCGCGGTGATCGGGAACGGCAATGTCGCCCTCGACGTCTCGCGCATCTTGGCCAAGCACGCCGACGATCTGCTTCCGACCGAGATTCCGGACAACGTCTACGAGATTCTGAAGAGCTCGCCGGTGACGGATGTGCACGTCTTCGGGCGGCGTGGCCCGGCACAGGTGAAGTTCACACCCCTGGAGCTGCGTGAGCTCGGCGAGCTGAACGACGTCGACATGATCGTCTACGACGAGGATTTCGACTACGACGAGGGTTCCCGAGCGGCCATCGCCAGCAACAAGCAGGTGATGGTGATCGATCGCGTGCTGCAGAAGTGGCGGGAGCGCGAGGTAGGCCAGGCGTCTCGCCGGCTGCACCTGCACTTCTACGCCAAGCCGCTCGAGATCGTCTCCGACGACGAGGGCGCTGTCGCGGCGATCCGGTACGAGCGAACCGAGCCGGATGGCGAGGGCGGCGTGCGGGGAACCGGCGATATTCGGGAGATCCCGATTCAGGCGCTCTACCGTGCGGTGGGCTACTTCGGTTCGCCTCTTGACGAGATTCCGTTCGACAAGAAGCACGGTGTGATTCCGAACCACGAGGGTCAGGTGCTGCGCAAGGGCGACAATGAGCGCATGTACGGCGTGTACGCGACGGGGTGGATCAAGCGGGGCCCGGTCGGGCTCATCGGCCACACCAAATCGGATGCGATGGAAACGATCAAACATGTGATCAACGATCAGGGGAATTGGTGGGTTCCCGCCGACCCCTCCGAGGAATCTGTGGAGAACCTCCTCAAGTCCCGCGGTGTGGAGTACACGAACCTTGACGGCTGGCACAATCTGGACGCGCACGAGCTGTCACTCGGCGACCAGCGCGGACGCACCCGCGTGAAGGTCGTTCCGCGCGATGAGATGGTGCAGATCTCGAACCCGAAGTAACCTCCTCCACCGTTCGACGTCGCGAGGAGTTGTCCACCGGTCCGCCTCGGCACTGGCCAGGAGGGTGGCCGCCTGCCACGCTGTGTGCATGAAGCAACAGACGAAATGGCAACCGGATGTGCTGGGGGCGGGCTTCGAGCAGCTCACGTTGCCGCTCGAGCCGGATGCCGAAGGGGAGGTCGTGGCGACCCTGGTGCGCTACGCACCGGGGCCCCGCCTTTCCGATGTGCACTTCGAGCGTGATCCTGCGGCGCACACCGATGTTCTCTACGTGCACGGGTGGTCCGACTACTTCTTCCAGAAGGAGCTGGCGGAGTACTGGCACCGAATGGGAGCGCGGTTCTACGCGCTCGACCTGCGGAAGTACGGGCGAAGCCTGCGCCGCTGGCAGACACCCGGATATGTCGAGAACCTCACGACCTACGACGAGGAGATCGAAGCGGCTCTCGCCGTGATCGGGCAGACCGGGGGTCGACGTCTCGTCCTCTTCGGCCATTCGACCGGTGGGCTCACGCTGAGTCTCTGGGTGAACCGGCATCCGGGGCGGGCGGATGCGCTGGTACTGAACAGTCCCTGGCTGGAATTCCAGGCGCGCTCGGCCGGCCGGGCGGCCTTGGCCCCGATCGTGGGCTTGCAGGCCCGAGTCGATCCGCGCGCGGCGATGCCGAACGTCGACCTCGGCTTCTATACGCGAACCGTGTCGGCGACGATGGACGGCGAATGGGACTACGACTTAGACTGGCGCCCCCCGCGAGGCTTCGTCGTGCATTCGGGCTGGCTGAGCGCCGTTCTGGCGGGTCATGCGCAGGTCGCCGCCGGGCTGGCGATCGACGCACCCGTGCTGACCATGGCCTCGGCGCGCTCGACCATCTCGCCGCGGTGGACCCCCGAGATGATGTCCTCCGACATCGTGCTGGTCGTCGACGACATCGCCCGTCGGGCGCTCTCGTTGGCGCCGACGGTCACGGTCACCCGCATCGACGGCGCACTGCACGACATCTTCCTGTCGAAGGAACCGGTGCGGAAGGAGGCGTATGGGCGAATGACGCGCTGGCTCCGCGGCTATCTCAGCACGTGAAGCGGGCGAGCCCGATCAGCGGAAGTTGACGAACTGCAGAGCGACGTCGAGGTCGGCGTTCTTCAGCAGCGCCATAGTGGCTTGCAGGTCGTCGCGGCTCTTGGAAGTGACGCGGAGCTCGTCGCCCTGGATCTGAGACTTGACAGTCTTCGGGGCCTCATCGCGGATGAGCTTCGAGATCTTCTTGGCGGCATCCTGCTCGATGCCGTTCTTGATCCCCGCTTCGATGCGGTACTCCTTGCCGGAGGCGAACGGCTCGCCGGTGTCGAGTGAGCGAAGCGAGATTCCACGTTTGATGAGCTTCGACTCGAACACTTCGAGCACCGCCTTGACGCGCTCCTCGGTGTTGGCCTTCAACAGCACCTTCTCGCCGCTCCACTCGATGGAAGCGCCGACACCCTTGAAGTCGTAGCGCTGCTCGATCTCTTTGCGGGCCTGGTTGAGGGCGTTGTCCGCCTCCATCTTGTCGACCTTGCTGACCACGTCAAACGATGAATCGGCCACGGAATCCAACCTCCCAGAAATGAAACAGACGAAGGGCACCCATGCTCACCCGACACGAATCATGAACGCCATACCGCATCCCGCCGAACGCGAGAATCACTAGCGACACGGGCACGGACAAGCGAGCGACGCCCATTCCTTCCAGTCTAAAACCCGGGAGCCCTCGCCCTGATGCACTGCTCTGCCCCAGGCGCTGCCGAATTCAAGAGCGAACGGCCCATGCGTGCTAGCATTCTTTAAGCTAGAACCTTTCATAAGACGCTTTCGCATGAGGTCGAGGGAGTGGACATGGCATCGGGCGGACTTCGCGCAGGCGGTGATTCCTCCGTCTTGCGTCGGCTCAACCTGCAGTCGGTCCTTCGCGTGCTTCACCAGGGAGGCGCCCGCACCGTCACTGAACTCGCGTCCGCCGCGCAGATCTCCCGCCCCACCGCCAAACAGGCCATCGACGATCTGGTGGCGACCCAGTGGATCACCCTGGTCGAACACGAGGCCGCCCGACCCGGAAAGGTGATCGGCCGCCCAGCCCAGGCCTACGAGTTCCGACCGGACGCAGGCCATGTGCTCGGCGTCGACATCGGAGCCCACAAGGCGGTCGCCTTGATCTGCAACCTCAAAGGGGAGATCTCGGCCCGCGCGCGCCACCAGCTCGACCCGGGATGGACCTCGGAACGGCGTCTCCGTGCGCTCGACTCGGTGATCGAGGAAGCGTTGGAGCATGTGCCGTCCGGAAGCGAGGGCATCGACGACGCCGTGATCGCGACACCGGGAGTCGTCGGCATCGACGGGGTCGTCGCACACAGTCCGGTCATCCCCGGCTGGGAAGGTCAAGATCTCGGCGCGCACGTCAGCGAACGGTTCGGGTTTCCGAGCCGGGCCGCCAACGACATCGCGATGGCGGCGCTCGCCGAACACTGGCTGGGGGCGGCGAAGGATGCGGGGGATGTCGTGTACCTGCACGCCGGCCGTCGCATCGGCACAGCGCTGCTCATCGACGGTCGCCCGCACCGCGGGCATCACGGAGCGGCGACCGAGATCGGGCTCTGGCGTGGCCTGCAGTGGGCGCCGGCCTACGACCGGTTCCTGCAGTTCACCCACGAGACGAAACCCGATCCCGGCGAGGCGGTCGAGCGCGTCTTCGCGGCGGCCGCCGCCGGTGACGCTGAAGCCCAGCACCGCATCGACGACTTCGCAGAAGATCTCGCCGTGGGTCTCGCGCCGATCATCGTCGCGGTGGACCCCGAGCTGCTCGTGATCGGCGGCGGAATGTCTGCGGCCGGGGATGCGATCGCCGACCCAGTTCGCGAACGCATCGACAAAGAGACGCTGTTCCCCCCGCGCGTCGTGTGCTCGATCCTCGGCGACGAGTCCGTGGCGATCGGCTCCCTCAGGCTGGCGCTCGATCGTGCCGAGGAGCGCCTCTTCACCGGTCTCGCGCCCGCCGGCGCCTGAGTGAACCCCGGCACCTGAGCGAACCCCGGCACTCCGGCGTCGGGCGGCTCCCCACCCGGGCACGCCGCGCCGCGGCACCCCCTCCGCCATGCGCCCCCAGCACGGCTGCAGATCGCTGCGGCTGCGGATCGCTGCGGCTGCGGATCGCTGCGGCTGCGGATCAGCGCGGCTGCGGATCGCTGCGGGGCGCCGGATGCGGTTCGGGGAGAACACGATCGATCGCGGGCGCGCCACCATCCAGAGTGCGCAGACGGCGAGCAGCTGACAGGATGCCACGACGATGCCGAGCGGAAGCGCGGTGCCCAGCCCGAAGAACCCCGCGAGGGGGGAAGCGACCGCCCCGAGCCCGAGTTGTGCGGCACCGAGCAGGGCCGCCGCCGTGCCGGCGTTGAGCCCGTTGCGCTCCATCGCGAGCCCCTGGAGGCAGGGTGTCGTGGCGCCGAGGGCGAACGTGAAGACCCACAGGGGCCCGAGCACGGTGAGCAGCGGAGGCTCGGGCGATGTGGCGACCGCCACCAGCGCGAGCGCCGCGAGCGCGGTCACGGCGGTCGACACCCCGATCACACGTCCGGGAGGCACCCGCTGTGCCAGACGTGCGCCGACCTGCGTGCCGACGAGCATCGTCAGCGCGTGTGAGGCGAAGACCAGACCGTATTGGAACTCCGTCAGTCCGAACACGTCCTGGAAGAGGAACGATGACGACGAGAGGTAGCAGAACATGCCGGCCCAGAGCAGTCCGCCGGTCAGGAAGAGTCCGACCGAGACGCGGTCGCCGAGCACCGCGCGAAAGCGGGCCGGGCGACGCGATGCGGGATTCGACGCGGCGACGAGCGTCTCGCCGGTCGAGAGCATCCCGTAGACGCCGACGAAGAGTCCGTAGCAGGCGAGCGCCACGAAGACGCCGTGCCAGTCCAGCACCCGTAGCAGCAGCGAGCCGAGCATCGGACCCACCGCGATCGCGAGCCCGGAGACGACCGCGAGTGCGGCGAACATCCGCACCATCGGGCGCCCACGGTAGAGGTCGCGGACCATAGCGAGCGCGAGCACCCCGATCGCCGCCGAGGCGGCGCCCTGCAGGAAGCGTGTGGCGATGAGCA contains the following coding sequences:
- a CDS encoding polyprenyl synthetase family protein, translated to MRRPASLSSQIGLSEKIFASGEDKGLAAAVDAGLILVEEGLHSQMRFADVLADVTARYLLEAGGKRVRPMLTLLTAQLGQGNTPEVLSAAEAIEITHLASLYHDDVMDEAQMRRGVPSAQSVWGNSVAVLTGDLLFARASKMVAALGERAINLQADTFERLCLGQLHETIGPQEGEDPIEHYIQVLADKTGSLIAAAAQMGVVFSKAPAEYERPVVVFGEKVGVAFQLIDDVIDLSAKGVKETGKTPGNDLRAGVATLPLLRLRARAQTDADARELLERLERDVIGTVDDGVLSPEATSAIAALRDHEVTRQTLEEAHQWAREAVEALAPLPTGSVKKALTRFAETIVERSN
- a CDS encoding FAD-dependent oxidoreductase, whose amino-acid sequence is MTKLRLAIVGAGPAGIYAADILLKAEREFDVSIDLFEQLPAPYGLVRYGVAPDHPRIKGIITALREVLDSGEIRLFGNVTYGRDITLDDLKKHYNAVIFATGAMRDSDLDIPGIDLKGSYGAAEFVSWFDGHPDVPRTWPLEAESVAVIGNGNVALDVSRILAKHADDLLPTEIPDNVYEILKSSPVTDVHVFGRRGPAQVKFTPLELRELGELNDVDMIVYDEDFDYDEGSRAAIASNKQVMVIDRVLQKWREREVGQASRRLHLHFYAKPLEIVSDDEGAVAAIRYERTEPDGEGGVRGTGDIREIPIQALYRAVGYFGSPLDEIPFDKKHGVIPNHEGQVLRKGDNERMYGVYATGWIKRGPVGLIGHTKSDAMETIKHVINDQGNWWVPADPSEESVENLLKSRGVEYTNLDGWHNLDAHELSLGDQRGRTRVKVVPRDEMVQISNPK
- a CDS encoding alpha/beta hydrolase — protein: MKQQTKWQPDVLGAGFEQLTLPLEPDAEGEVVATLVRYAPGPRLSDVHFERDPAAHTDVLYVHGWSDYFFQKELAEYWHRMGARFYALDLRKYGRSLRRWQTPGYVENLTTYDEEIEAALAVIGQTGGRRLVLFGHSTGGLTLSLWVNRHPGRADALVLNSPWLEFQARSAGRAALAPIVGLQARVDPRAAMPNVDLGFYTRTVSATMDGEWDYDLDWRPPRGFVVHSGWLSAVLAGHAQVAAGLAIDAPVLTMASARSTISPRWTPEMMSSDIVLVVDDIARRALSLAPTVTVTRIDGALHDIFLSKEPVRKEAYGRMTRWLRGYLST
- a CDS encoding YajQ family cyclic di-GMP-binding protein, with protein sequence MADSSFDVVSKVDKMEADNALNQARKEIEQRYDFKGVGASIEWSGEKVLLKANTEERVKAVLEVFESKLIKRGISLRSLDTGEPFASGKEYRIEAGIKNGIEQDAAKKISKLIRDEAPKTVKSQIQGDELRVTSKSRDDLQATMALLKNADLDVALQFVNFR
- a CDS encoding ROK family transcriptional regulator; its protein translation is MASGGLRAGGDSSVLRRLNLQSVLRVLHQGGARTVTELASAAQISRPTAKQAIDDLVATQWITLVEHEAARPGKVIGRPAQAYEFRPDAGHVLGVDIGAHKAVALICNLKGEISARARHQLDPGWTSERRLRALDSVIEEALEHVPSGSEGIDDAVIATPGVVGIDGVVAHSPVIPGWEGQDLGAHVSERFGFPSRAANDIAMAALAEHWLGAAKDAGDVVYLHAGRRIGTALLIDGRPHRGHHGAATEIGLWRGLQWAPAYDRFLQFTHETKPDPGEAVERVFAAAAAGDAEAQHRIDDFAEDLAVGLAPIIVAVDPELLVIGGGMSAAGDAIADPVRERIDKETLFPPRVVCSILGDESVAIGSLRLALDRAEERLFTGLAPAGA